In Herbaspirillum seropedicae, a single window of DNA contains:
- a CDS encoding BMP family ABC transporter substrate-binding protein — MKNRRDFLKLSGAAALGAAFPLELLAAGPLTVGFIYVGARDDFGYNQSHAQAAAVIKKMPGVKVIEEEKVPETVAVQKTMEAMIQQDGATLLFPTSFGYFDPHVLKIAEKYPKVRIAHCGGLWTAGKHPMNVGSYFGYIEECEYLSGVVAGYMSKSKKLAFIAAKPIPQVLRNINAFTLGAQSVDPAITCHVIFTGDWSLPVKEAEAANSLIDQGCDVITCHVDGPKVIVETAEKRGVMTTGYHASQASLAPKGYLTGAEWNWATPYTEIVKATLEGKPMINFLRGGLKDNFVKMSPYGAAVSAPAKKKADEIKAQMLAGKFQIFKGPIKDNKGNTVIPAGTTQVQTDVVLEKMNYLVAGVVGQV, encoded by the coding sequence ATGAAAAACCGCCGCGATTTTCTGAAACTGTCCGGAGCCGCCGCCCTGGGCGCTGCCTTCCCGCTGGAGCTGCTGGCCGCAGGTCCCTTGACCGTGGGCTTCATCTACGTCGGTGCGCGCGATGACTTCGGCTACAACCAGTCGCATGCGCAGGCGGCGGCCGTCATCAAGAAGATGCCCGGCGTGAAGGTGATCGAGGAAGAAAAAGTGCCCGAGACCGTGGCCGTGCAAAAGACCATGGAAGCCATGATCCAACAGGATGGCGCCACCCTGCTCTTCCCCACCTCGTTCGGCTACTTCGATCCGCACGTGCTCAAGATCGCCGAGAAATACCCCAAGGTGCGCATCGCCCACTGCGGCGGCCTGTGGACCGCCGGCAAGCACCCCATGAACGTGGGCAGCTACTTCGGCTACATCGAAGAGTGCGAATACCTCTCGGGCGTGGTGGCCGGCTACATGAGCAAGAGCAAGAAGCTGGCCTTCATTGCCGCCAAGCCGATCCCGCAGGTGCTGCGCAACATCAACGCCTTCACCCTAGGCGCGCAGTCGGTCGATCCGGCCATTACCTGCCACGTCATCTTCACCGGTGACTGGTCGCTCCCGGTCAAGGAAGCCGAAGCCGCCAACAGCCTGATCGACCAGGGTTGCGATGTCATCACCTGCCACGTCGATGGCCCCAAGGTGATCGTCGAGACCGCCGAAAAGCGCGGCGTCATGACCACCGGCTATCACGCCAGCCAGGCTTCGCTCGCGCCCAAGGGCTATCTCACCGGCGCTGAGTGGAACTGGGCCACGCCCTACACCGAGATCGTCAAGGCCACGCTGGAAGGCAAGCCGATGATCAATTTCCTGCGCGGCGGCTTGAAGGACAACTTCGTCAAGATGTCGCCCTACGGCGCAGCCGTGAGCGCACCAGCCAAGAAGAAGGCCGACGAGATCAAGGCGCAGATGCTGGCCGGGAAGTTCCAGATCTTCAAGGGCCCGATCAAGGACAACAAGGGCAATACCGTGATCCCGGCCGGCACCACGCAAGTCCAGACCGACGTGGTGCTGGAGAAGATGAATTACCTGGTGGCCGGCGTGGTCGGCCAGGTCTGA
- the atzF gene encoding allophanate hydrolase — translation MKPAHIPQQVAAPVTIASTLAAYRNGSSTPGKTVASLLALIEQADREEVWISRVPAKQLKQQAAALDLMWQIKGETVLESMPLFGIPFAVKDNIDVAGMPTTAACPEFSRVAETSATVVQRLQAAGALLVGKTNLDQFATGLVGVRSPYGAVRNAIAPDYVSGGSSSGSAVAVALGQVMFALGTDTAGSGRIPAAFNHLVGLKPSRGLISAQGLVPACRTLDCISIFAHDVADAWHVLHSAAGYDAADAYARKLPMLGLKRRGYRIAIPAATEFYGDLAAQDAWDRTLARIAELPGVTLARIPFAPFADAARLLYQGPWVAERRAALGDFFVKQPQAVHPVVREITAQAADYDAVAAFQGQYRLAELRRQAEQLLEGADLMLVPTTTGMPTIAEVQADPVRRNSQLGYYTNFVNLMDMSALAIPGLWRNDGLPAGVTLIGPAGADHLLAEAGARLQHQLGGAAQADAVASAPLPFTEETIRLCVVGAHLSGQPLNWQLLEAGARRLASTRTAPRYRLYALANSAPPKPGLARTAGADGAAIAVEVWEMPLRHVGAFVAAIPAPLGIGTVELEDGSSVKGFICEPAGIADATDITHHGGWINYLNALNKAPQ, via the coding sequence ATGAAGCCTGCCCATATTCCGCAACAAGTCGCTGCCCCTGTCACCATCGCCTCCACCCTGGCTGCCTATCGCAATGGCAGCAGCACGCCCGGCAAGACCGTGGCCAGCTTGCTGGCGCTGATCGAGCAGGCCGACCGCGAGGAAGTCTGGATCAGCCGTGTGCCGGCCAAGCAGTTGAAGCAGCAGGCCGCCGCACTGGACCTGATGTGGCAGATCAAGGGCGAGACGGTGCTGGAGAGCATGCCTTTGTTTGGCATTCCCTTTGCCGTCAAGGACAACATCGATGTGGCCGGCATGCCCACCACGGCGGCCTGTCCCGAGTTCAGCCGGGTGGCAGAGACCAGCGCCACGGTCGTGCAACGCCTGCAGGCGGCCGGTGCGCTGCTGGTGGGCAAGACCAACCTGGACCAGTTCGCTACCGGCCTGGTCGGCGTGCGCTCGCCTTACGGCGCGGTGCGCAATGCGATTGCTCCGGATTACGTCTCGGGTGGCTCCAGTTCCGGCTCCGCTGTGGCGGTGGCGCTGGGCCAGGTGATGTTTGCACTGGGCACCGATACCGCCGGCTCGGGGCGCATTCCGGCCGCCTTCAACCATCTGGTCGGACTCAAACCCAGCCGTGGCCTGATCAGCGCGCAGGGCCTGGTGCCGGCCTGCCGCACGCTGGACTGCATCTCCATCTTCGCCCACGACGTCGCCGATGCCTGGCATGTGCTGCACAGCGCCGCCGGCTACGACGCTGCCGACGCCTATGCGCGCAAGCTGCCCATGCTGGGGCTCAAGCGCCGGGGCTATCGCATTGCCATCCCGGCCGCCACCGAGTTCTACGGCGACCTGGCCGCCCAGGATGCCTGGGACCGCACCCTGGCCCGGATCGCCGAACTGCCTGGAGTGACCCTAGCGCGGATTCCCTTTGCGCCCTTCGCCGACGCTGCGCGCTTGCTGTATCAAGGGCCATGGGTGGCCGAGCGCCGCGCGGCGCTGGGCGATTTCTTCGTGAAGCAGCCGCAGGCGGTGCATCCGGTGGTGCGCGAGATCACTGCCCAGGCCGCCGACTATGACGCCGTGGCAGCCTTCCAGGGCCAGTACCGCCTGGCCGAGCTGCGCCGCCAGGCCGAGCAGTTGCTGGAAGGCGCTGACCTGATGCTGGTGCCGACCACCACGGGCATGCCCACCATCGCCGAGGTCCAGGCCGATCCGGTCAGACGCAACTCGCAACTGGGCTACTACACCAACTTCGTCAACCTGATGGACATGTCCGCCCTGGCCATCCCCGGCCTGTGGAGGAACGACGGCCTGCCCGCCGGCGTGACCCTGATCGGTCCGGCCGGGGCCGATCACTTGCTGGCCGAGGCGGGTGCGCGCCTGCAGCATCAGCTCGGTGGCGCCGCCCAGGCCGACGCCGTTGCTAGCGCGCCCCTGCCCTTCACCGAAGAGACGATCCGGCTGTGCGTGGTCGGCGCCCACCTGAGCGGCCAGCCGCTGAACTGGCAGTTGCTGGAAGCAGGCGCGCGCCGTCTGGCCAGCACCCGCACCGCGCCGCGCTATCGCCTCTACGCCCTGGCCAACAGCGCGCCTCCCAAGCCGGGCCTGGCGCGCACCGCAGGCGCAGACGGCGCGGCCATTGCCGTGGAAGTCTGGGAAATGCCGCTGCGCCATGTCGGCGCTTTCGTGGCCGCCATTCCCGCACCGCTGGGCATAGGCACGGTGGAGCTGGAAGACGGCAGCAGCGTCAAGGGCTTCATCTGCGAACCGGCCGGCATTGCCGATGCCACCGACATCACCCACCACGGCGGGTGGATCAACTATCTCAATGCGCTGAACAAGGCGCCGCAATGA
- a CDS encoding 16S rRNA (uracil(1498)-N(3))-methyltransferase yields MPRFHLPQALGIGSDLVLPEQIAHHIHVLRLQPGDAITLFNGEGGEYTATLSAVEKKRAHAQVKTFSPREAELPYALTLAQALPEGAKMDWIVEKAVELGATALQPLAAQRCVVRLSGERAEKKQAHWQGIIHAAAEQCGRNRLPHLGEVTEFKRWIAQSDLHRRILLSPRGAEPLSGWARHHPPQAVTLVVGPEGGFSDEEEELACAQGALMLSMGSRVLRTETAGLAALAALNAVWGEL; encoded by the coding sequence ATGCCCCGTTTCCATCTCCCGCAAGCCCTCGGTATCGGTTCGGACCTGGTCCTGCCGGAGCAGATCGCCCACCACATCCATGTGCTGCGCCTGCAGCCAGGCGACGCCATCACCCTGTTCAATGGCGAGGGCGGCGAATACACCGCCACCCTGAGCGCCGTCGAGAAGAAGCGTGCCCACGCGCAAGTGAAGACCTTTTCCCCCCGCGAAGCCGAGCTGCCCTATGCGCTGACCCTGGCCCAGGCCTTGCCGGAAGGCGCCAAGATGGACTGGATCGTCGAGAAGGCCGTGGAACTGGGCGCCACCGCCCTGCAACCGCTGGCCGCCCAGCGTTGCGTGGTGCGGCTCTCGGGCGAGCGCGCCGAAAAGAAGCAGGCGCACTGGCAAGGCATCATCCACGCCGCCGCCGAGCAATGCGGGCGCAACCGCCTGCCTCATCTGGGGGAAGTGACCGAATTCAAGCGCTGGATCGCCCAGAGCGACCTGCACCGCCGCATCCTGCTCTCGCCGCGCGGCGCCGAGCCGTTGTCGGGCTGGGCGCGCCACCATCCACCACAGGCCGTGACGCTGGTGGTCGGCCCGGAAGGCGGCTTCAGCGACGAGGAAGAGGAACTGGCCTGCGCCCAAGGTGCGCTGATGCTGTCCATGGGCAGCCGTGTGCTGCGCACCGAGACAGCGGGGCTGGCTGCGCTGGCCGCCTTGAATGCGGTGTGGGGCGAGCTCTGA